A region from the Triticum urartu cultivar G1812 chromosome 1, Tu2.1, whole genome shotgun sequence genome encodes:
- the LOC125520741 gene encoding leucine-rich repeat extensin-like protein 6, with product MEQPHFNPLAMLRLRTVAVAAALLLLLSSPAPTSQLSLGATFGVWINGAAAPPPPPGSASLGPSSTQIQGGGQEYTALQALKAAIFEDPRGALSSWQGPNVCAYKGVYCSAPPAGAAAAGAVVAGIDLNHASLKGTLPAALSLLSHLTFLHLNSNRLAGAVPDTLGDLQYLTELDLSNNLFSGPFPAATLLIPSLVYLDLRFNGFSGELPDEVFAKNLDALFLNNNQFEGQIPETLWSSPATVITLANNRLTGPVPTAYGYGGRVRELLFLNNKLTGCVPEALGFLPYIEVLDLSNNLLSGHLPSTLSCLSGIEVLNIAHNQFTGELPELVCDLRRITNLSVSFNFFSGISQDCDRLAGRNVFDFAGNCVPGRGMQRPQPECDDAPGDVGLSCLRIPGSRPVACAEAAVSIGIGVTFGGPLPLGLSGGGAGVTVTVP from the coding sequence ATGGAGCAGCCACACTTCAATCCTCTCGCGATGCTACGTCTACGTACTGTAGCCGTGGCCGCCgccttgctgctgctgctgtcctCCCCCGCCCCGACCTCCCAGCTCAGCCTCGGCGCCACATTTGGCGTCTGGATCAATGGCGCCGCggcgccaccgcctcctcccggCTCCGCCTCGCTGGGGCCCTCCTCGACGCAGATCCAAGGCGGCGGGCAAGAATACACGGCGCTGCAGGCCCTGAAGGCGGCCATCTTTGAGGACCCCCGCGGCGCGCTGTCGTCCTGGCAGGGGCCAAATGTCTGCGCCTACAAGGGCGTCTACTGCTCCGCGCCGCCCgctggcgcggcggcggcgggcgcggtgGTCGCCGGCATTGACCTCAACCACGCGAGCCTCAAGGGCACGCTCCCGGCCGCCCTCTCCCTCCTCTCCCACCTCACGTTCCTCCACCTTAACAGCAACCGCCTCGCCGGCGCCGTTCCAGACACGCTCGGGGACCTGCAGTACCTCACCGAACTGGACCTGAGCAACAACCTGTTCTCCGGGCCCTTCCCCGCGGCCACATTGCTCATACCGTCGCTGGTCTACCTCGACCTGCGGTTCAACGGcttctccggcgagctccctGACGAGGTCTTCGCCAAGAACCTGGACGCGCTCTTCCTCAACAACAACCAGTTCGAGGGCCAGATCCCGGAGACGTTGTGGTCGTCACCGGCAACGGTGATCACCCTGGCGAACAACCGCCTGACGGGGCCCGTCCCGACGGCCTACGGCTACGGCGGCAGGGTCCGTGAGTTGCTGTTCCTCAACAACAAGCTGACCGGCTGCGTCCCGGAGGCCCTGGGGTTCCTGCCTTACATCGAGGTGCTGGACCTCAGCAACAACCTGCTGTCGGGCCACCTGCCGAGCACGCTGTCGTGCCTCTCCGGCATCGAGGTGCTCAACATCGCGCACAACCAGTTCACCGGCGAGCTGCCGGAGCTGGTGTGCGACCTGAGGCGGATCACGAACCTGTCGGTCTCCTTCAACTTCTTTTCCGGGATCAGCCAGGATTGCGACCGGCTGGCGGGGCGGAATGTCTTCGACTTTGCGGGCAACTGCGTCCCGGGGCGGGGCATGCAACGGCCGCAGCCCGAGTGCGACGACGCGCCGGGAGACGTCGGGCTCAGCTGCCTGCGCATCCCGGGGTCGCGCCCTGTTGCGTGCGCCGAGGCCGCGGTGTCCATCGGCATCGGCGTCACCTTCGGCGGCCCGCTGCCGTTGGGGctgtccggcggcggcgccggtgTCACGGTCACCGTCCCCTGA